A stretch of Campylobacter concisus DNA encodes these proteins:
- a CDS encoding FlhB-like flagellar biosynthesis protein: MQVNKKKAVALGYNRSKDNAPRVLASGAGEIANRIIDLAKEHDIPIKEDPDLIEILSKVEVDQEIPPNLYKAVAEIFSFLYKITKK; the protein is encoded by the coding sequence ATGCAAGTAAATAAGAAAAAAGCAGTAGCTCTTGGCTACAACAGATCTAAAGACAATGCTCCAAGAGTGCTGGCTAGTGGCGCTGGAGAGATAGCAAATAGAATAATTGATCTTGCAAAAGAGCATGATATACCGATCAAAGAGGATCCTGATCTTATTGAAATTTTAAGCAAGGTTGAAGTTGATCAAGAAATTCCGCCAAATTTATATAAAGCTGTTGCTGAAATTTTTAGCTTTTTATATAAGATCACAAAGAAATGA
- a CDS encoding MFS transporter encodes MKEYLKLLKEEKNFRLLSIIQLICYFGVWFSHTGIFTLLIKLDAPVWAITLSAAMAFIPGVVIAPFSGILVDKFSPKPMLVIMMTVETISVFMLLFIDSLDFLWLLLLIIFVRNGTGGMYFQVEMSVLPKILSKENLKLANEIHSIIWAVSYTAGMGLAGVYIHFFGIKSAFLLDGILYILSFGFLYFLNLQGLKPEFIEKPLKMLKNGLKYLKENRLIVHLIFLHAFVGITAYDALIALLADYKYANLLSTSLIIGLLNTSRSISLMFAPVILSKFINKNTLIFVYIGQGLGIIIWALSLWNFYLSLIGIIFAGFCTSSLWSYTYTMLQQNCKKEFYGRVIAYNDMIFLGFSALISFIIGLLYDIGFSVEMIASFMGILFFVGAFYYHIVLKSYKIR; translated from the coding sequence TTGAAAGAATATCTTAAACTTTTAAAAGAAGAGAAAAATTTTCGCCTCTTAAGCATCATTCAGCTTATATGCTATTTTGGCGTATGGTTTTCGCACACAGGTATTTTTACCCTTCTTATCAAGCTTGACGCTCCTGTCTGGGCGATCACATTAAGTGCGGCGATGGCATTTATCCCAGGTGTTGTCATAGCTCCATTTAGTGGAATTTTAGTTGATAAATTTAGCCCAAAACCAATGCTTGTCATCATGATGACAGTTGAGACGATAAGCGTTTTCATGCTTCTTTTTATAGACTCACTTGATTTTTTATGGCTACTTTTACTCATCATTTTTGTTAGAAATGGCACTGGCGGAATGTATTTTCAAGTAGAGATGAGCGTGCTACCAAAAATTTTAAGCAAAGAAAATCTCAAACTCGCAAACGAGATCCACTCTATCATCTGGGCGGTATCATACACCGCTGGCATGGGGCTTGCTGGAGTTTATATACACTTTTTTGGTATTAAAAGCGCCTTTTTGCTTGATGGCATACTATACATTCTTAGCTTTGGATTTTTATATTTTTTAAATTTACAAGGTCTAAAGCCAGAATTTATAGAAAAGCCTCTAAAAATGCTCAAAAATGGGCTTAAATATCTAAAAGAAAATAGGCTCATCGTGCATCTTATATTTTTGCACGCCTTTGTTGGCATTACTGCTTATGACGCGCTTATAGCACTTTTGGCTGATTACAAATATGCAAATTTACTCTCGACATCGCTAATTATAGGGCTATTAAATACCTCAAGATCCATTTCACTTATGTTTGCTCCAGTCATACTTAGTAAATTTATAAATAAAAATACGCTTATTTTCGTATATATCGGTCAAGGCCTTGGTATCATTATTTGGGCTTTATCGCTTTGGAATTTTTATCTATCGCTTATTGGCATTATCTTTGCTGGATTTTGCACATCAAGTCTTTGGAGCTACACCTATACGATGCTTCAGCAAAACTGCAAAAAAGAATTTTATGGCCGAGTGATTGCATATAACGATATGATTTTTCTTGGCTTTAGCGCTCTCATTTCATTTATCATTGGTCTGCTTTATGATATTGGATTTAGCGTTGAGATGATTGCAAGTTTTATGGGAATCCTCTTTTTTGTAGGGGCTTTTTACTATCACATCGTATTAAAAAGCTACAAAATAAGGTGA
- a CDS encoding M16 family metallopeptidase: protein MKILDINVKNIKIPVVFESSKAMPVVSLKLVFKAAGSSQNGKLAGLARLSANLLNEGDIKLGSAKFAKELEVRAISLNASCGFETFCIDINCLKEHFAFACGKLKELLLAPNLTDDILNRCKTVTLGEIAANENDFDYVARQGLFELLYPKSVLSLPSIGTKKSIKAITLEDVRKFLNDHLDLSNLLCVLGGDIDEKQTKELAKVLEILELGKVRKLERFSPSNKCETSEIVRQSEQAYIYFGAPFNVRPEEKYKAAVATFILGEGGFGSRLMEEIRVKRGLAYSAYARNLLNLSYSQLYGYMQTKNEKKDEAIAVIKEEILKFSKKGVSKAELEQAKKFLLGSLPLRLETLFKRLDIAQSEFYEHGELGAFLKDLDKISALSLSELNSFIKAHAEINQLSFCVLKNEI from the coding sequence ATGAAAATTTTAGATATCAATGTAAAAAATATAAAAATTCCAGTCGTTTTTGAAAGCTCAAAAGCGATGCCAGTAGTGAGCCTAAAACTAGTTTTCAAAGCAGCTGGTAGCTCGCAAAATGGCAAGCTCGCAGGCCTAGCTAGACTAAGTGCAAATTTACTAAACGAGGGCGATATAAAGCTAGGATCGGCTAAATTTGCCAAAGAGCTTGAAGTAAGGGCGATTAGCCTAAACGCAAGTTGCGGCTTTGAGACATTTTGTATAGATATAAACTGCTTAAAAGAGCACTTTGCCTTTGCGTGTGGCAAGCTAAAAGAGCTACTACTTGCTCCAAATTTGACAGATGATATCCTAAATAGGTGCAAAACCGTCACACTTGGCGAGATCGCAGCAAATGAAAATGACTTTGACTACGTGGCAAGGCAGGGGCTATTTGAGCTTTTATATCCAAAAAGCGTGCTCTCTCTGCCAAGTATCGGCACGAAAAAGAGCATTAAAGCTATAACGCTTGAAGACGTGAGGAAGTTTTTAAATGATCATTTGGACCTTTCAAATTTGCTTTGCGTGCTAGGCGGCGACATCGATGAGAAGCAAACAAAAGAACTGGCTAAGGTTTTAGAAATTTTAGAGCTTGGCAAGGTGCGAAAGCTAGAGCGTTTTAGTCCAAGCAACAAGTGCGAAACCAGCGAGATAGTAAGGCAAAGCGAGCAGGCATATATCTACTTTGGTGCGCCATTTAACGTAAGACCTGAGGAGAAATACAAGGCCGCAGTGGCGACATTTATCTTGGGCGAGGGCGGCTTTGGCTCGAGGCTCATGGAGGAGATCCGCGTGAAAAGAGGGCTTGCTTATAGCGCCTATGCTAGAAATTTGTTAAATCTCTCTTACAGCCAGCTTTACGGCTACATGCAGACAAAAAATGAGAAAAAAGATGAGGCGATCGCTGTTATAAAAGAGGAAATTTTAAAATTTAGTAAAAAAGGCGTTAGCAAGGCCGAGCTTGAGCAGGCAAAGAAATTTTTGCTTGGTTCCTTACCGCTTAGACTTGAGACGCTATTTAAACGCCTTGATATCGCACAAAGCGAGTTTTATGAGCATGGCGAGCTTGGGGCATTTTTAAAGGATCTGGATAAAATTTCAGCCCTTTCGCTAAGCGAGCTAAATAGCTTCATAAAAGCCCACGCAGAGATCAATCAGCTAAGTTTTTGCGTCCTAAAAAATGAAATTTGA
- a CDS encoding CheR family methyltransferase, translating to MLLTNDAKDTKTMQTNTSQDMDSFNEFMNVIKTLCGVDLEPKRDITLQRITIFIRDRQIKSFKDLVSMIRYNSSLRQDILNLVTVNETYFYRELPQLKDVIYYAKELGGARILCAPCSTGDESYSLAMLAYEMGFKQHEISIVGIDINSEAIASCQNGIFSERSLHRLSDFQKERFFTKVDDKFKIKKEILPRCEFKILNVFDDAIFNLGKFDIVLSRNMMIYFDDDFRLKCVERLHKLLKPDGRLYAGHADLVPYTPAYEKRFSNGTTYYLKK from the coding sequence ATGCTATTAACTAATGACGCAAAAGATACAAAAACAATGCAAACAAATACTTCACAAGATATGGATAGTTTTAATGAATTTATGAATGTTATCAAAACTCTTTGCGGAGTTGATCTGGAGCCAAAAAGAGATATTACATTGCAGCGAATTACCATTTTTATTAGGGATCGCCAGATAAAAAGCTTTAAAGATCTTGTTTCAATGATAAGATATAACTCAAGCTTGCGACAAGATATTTTAAATTTAGTAACTGTAAATGAGACTTATTTTTATAGAGAGTTACCTCAACTTAAAGATGTGATCTATTACGCAAAGGAGCTTGGAGGAGCTAGAATTTTATGTGCTCCTTGCTCTACTGGAGATGAGTCGTATTCGCTTGCAATGCTTGCTTATGAGATGGGATTTAAACAGCATGAAATTTCAATCGTAGGTATAGATATAAACTCAGAAGCCATAGCAAGCTGTCAAAATGGTATTTTTAGTGAGAGGAGCTTGCATAGGTTAAGCGATTTTCAAAAAGAGAGATTTTTTACAAAAGTCGATGATAAATTTAAGATAAAAAAAGAAATTTTACCAAGGTGTGAGTTTAAAATTTTAAATGTTTTTGATGATGCTATTTTTAATCTAGGAAAATTTGATATCGTGCTTTCAAGAAATATGATGATCTATTTTGATGATGATTTTAGATTAAAATGCGTTGAGAGGCTTCATAAATTGCTTAAGCCAGATGGTAGGCTTTACGCTGGGCACGCTGATCTTGTGCCTTACACTCCAGCTTATGAAAAGCGCTTTTCAAATGGAACTACCTACTATCTAAAAAAATAA
- the recG gene encoding ATP-dependent DNA helicase RecG — MKFEASDRAKLLKIGVLSLLDLALVLPKSFEDTTIAKSPREGQVCINVKITSLASRPGMLTALAFCELWQSSVKIVIFNAKSWHYGAFKVGKEMAIYGLCSHAFGSWQIVNPKITTKIGQIVPKFKTELKDEELKKLILKYINLQNLLAEGLNEKEAKFLADLQRLDEQSVQILYRLKNDNDGVEILKFVEIFNYIKKLSVKKTYFKSPKIKLFDISSWLKSLPFTPTNDQINAINDIRDDLSAVQAKRRVIMGDVGSGKTLVILAAALSVYPQSAILMAPTSILSEQIYNEAKRLLPAFMNVMLVRSGEKKIDFSGANLIVGTHALLFHELPNSPLVMVDEQHRFGSNQRKKIEELASSEDKRANFVQFSATPIPRTLSLIQSSIVNFSFLKQMPFKKNISSQILGASEFGFLLTHIKKQLAGGFQVAIIYPLVESSESSNYQSLSEAQGFWLKNFKNVFVTHGKDKEKEEILRRFREEGEILLSTTVVEVGISLPRLNTIVIVGAERLGLATLHQLRGRVGRNGGDGYCFLFTKLKEAPARLKEFCATNDGFKVAELDLKNRQSGDILNGFFQHGATFNFYDYEDDITQAAKARVAALANNI; from the coding sequence ATGAAATTTGAAGCAAGCGATAGAGCAAAACTTCTAAAAATAGGCGTGCTTAGCCTGCTTGACCTTGCTCTTGTGCTACCAAAGAGCTTTGAGGATACGACGATCGCTAAGAGCCCAAGAGAAGGGCAGGTCTGCATAAATGTAAAGATCACTTCGCTCGCCTCGCGCCCTGGTATGCTAACGGCGCTTGCCTTTTGTGAGCTGTGGCAAAGTAGCGTAAAGATCGTTATTTTTAACGCAAAGTCTTGGCACTACGGCGCTTTTAAGGTTGGCAAAGAGATGGCGATATATGGGCTTTGCTCGCACGCCTTTGGCTCGTGGCAGATAGTAAATCCAAAAATCACCACAAAAATAGGCCAGATCGTACCTAAATTTAAGACCGAGCTAAAAGACGAAGAGCTGAAAAAACTCATCTTAAAATATATAAATTTACAAAATTTACTAGCCGAGGGCTTAAATGAAAAAGAGGCTAAATTTCTAGCTGATCTGCAAAGGCTAGACGAGCAAAGTGTACAAATTTTATACCGCCTAAAAAATGATAATGATGGCGTGGAAATCTTAAAATTTGTAGAAATTTTTAACTACATAAAAAAGCTAAGTGTGAAAAAAACCTACTTTAAAAGCCCTAAAATAAAGCTTTTTGACATAAGCTCTTGGCTTAAGAGCTTGCCATTTACGCCGACAAACGACCAGATAAACGCCATAAACGACATCAGAGACGACCTTAGCGCTGTGCAGGCAAAAAGGCGCGTCATAATGGGTGACGTGGGAAGCGGCAAGACGCTAGTGATCCTAGCAGCTGCTCTTAGCGTCTATCCGCAAAGTGCCATTTTGATGGCGCCAACAAGCATCTTAAGTGAGCAAATTTATAATGAAGCAAAGAGGCTGCTGCCCGCTTTTATGAACGTGATGCTGGTGCGAAGCGGGGAGAAAAAGATAGACTTTAGCGGGGCAAATTTGATCGTTGGCACGCATGCGCTACTCTTTCACGAGCTACCAAATTCGCCGCTTGTCATGGTCGATGAGCAGCACCGCTTTGGCTCAAATCAGCGCAAAAAGATAGAGGAGCTTGCCTCAAGCGAGGACAAGCGAGCAAATTTTGTGCAGTTTTCAGCCACGCCAATACCAAGGACGCTAAGTTTGATCCAGTCATCTATCGTAAATTTTAGCTTTTTAAAGCAGATGCCATTTAAAAAAAATATATCAAGTCAAATTTTAGGCGCTAGCGAGTTTGGCTTTTTGTTAACTCACATCAAAAAGCAGCTTGCGGGCGGCTTTCAAGTAGCCATCATCTACCCGCTAGTTGAGAGCAGCGAGAGCTCAAACTACCAAAGTCTAAGCGAGGCGCAGGGTTTTTGGCTAAAGAATTTCAAAAATGTCTTTGTCACGCACGGCAAAGATAAAGAAAAAGAAGAAATTTTAAGGCGATTTAGAGAAGAGGGCGAAATTTTGCTCTCAACCACCGTTGTTGAGGTTGGCATTTCGCTGCCAAGGCTAAATACGATAGTGATCGTGGGCGCTGAGCGGCTAGGGCTTGCCACACTTCATCAGCTGCGCGGCAGAGTAGGGCGAAATGGTGGCGATGGATACTGCTTTTTATTTACCAAGCTAAAAGAAGCACCAGCTAGATTAAAGGAATTTTGCGCGACAAATGACGGCTTTAAGGTGGCGGAGCTTGATCTGAAAAACCGCCAAAGTGGCGATATACTAAATGGCTTTTTTCAGCACGGAGCGACCTTTAACTTCTACGACTACGAGGATGATATCACACAGGCAGCAAAGGCTAGAGTGGCGGCGCTTGCAAACAACATTTAG
- a CDS encoding SPFH domain-containing protein codes for MQIEAFGVLVVVLVIFAFLFLKAGIKIVSQADNLLIERLGKFHKVLDGGFHIIIPFVDQIRAIITVKEQLVDITKQQVITKDNVNISVDGIVFLKVFDAKMAVYNVDNYKRAIANLAMTTLRGEIGAMNLDDTLSSRDRLNAALQVALGDAAGNWGVKIMRVEISEISVPLGIEEAMNMQMKAEREKRAIELKALAEKEALIRNAEALKQEKVLQAEAIERMADAKKYEQIAIATAQKEAMDMINDSMSKNANAAEFLLARDRVGAFSELAKNSSKDKILVPYEATELIGSLSVLKNFLAKDKA; via the coding sequence ATGCAAATCGAAGCATTTGGCGTTTTAGTCGTAGTTCTGGTTATCTTTGCGTTCTTGTTTTTAAAGGCCGGTATCAAGATCGTCTCACAAGCTGATAATCTACTCATCGAGCGACTTGGTAAATTTCACAAAGTGCTTGACGGCGGATTTCACATAATCATCCCATTTGTCGATCAAATAAGAGCGATAATCACCGTAAAAGAGCAGCTTGTGGACATCACAAAACAGCAAGTCATCACAAAAGATAACGTAAACATAAGCGTCGATGGCATCGTCTTTTTAAAGGTATTTGACGCAAAAATGGCGGTTTATAATGTAGATAATTATAAGCGTGCCATTGCAAATTTAGCCATGACAACGCTTCGTGGCGAGATAGGCGCGATGAATCTTGACGACACGCTAAGCTCACGTGACCGCCTAAACGCCGCACTTCAAGTGGCTCTTGGCGACGCTGCTGGCAACTGGGGCGTAAAGATCATGCGCGTAGAAATTTCTGAAATTTCTGTCCCACTTGGCATCGAAGAGGCGATGAATATGCAGATGAAAGCTGAGCGTGAAAAACGCGCCATCGAGCTAAAAGCCTTGGCTGAAAAAGAGGCTTTAATTCGCAACGCAGAGGCATTAAAACAAGAAAAAGTGCTTCAAGCAGAGGCGATCGAGCGTATGGCTGATGCGAAAAAATACGAACAAATCGCTATCGCAACGGCTCAAAAAGAGGCTATGGATATGATAAATGATAGTATGAGCAAAAACGCAAATGCAGCAGAATTTTTGCTCGCTCGCGATAGAGTCGGGGCATTTAGCGAGCTAGCTAAAAATAGCTCAAAAGATAAAATTTTAGTCCCTTATGAAGCAACTGAGCTTATTGGTTCACTTAGCGTTTTGAAAAATTTCCTAGCTAAGGATAAGGCGTGA
- a CDS encoding NfeD family protein gives MISPFIMIAIGVVLCITEFIFFSFYLLFFGIAFIVVGAINFGFSFAWSYQILITAAIAIVLLVLLKAPLKSKFMSRKESFNEEFLDEAGVGEIRENMVYFKGTLWKYDGNLANGEKVMVLGTRGDKVILK, from the coding sequence GTGATCAGCCCTTTTATAATGATAGCAATCGGTGTGGTTTTGTGCATCACCGAGTTTATCTTTTTCTCGTTTTATTTGCTATTTTTTGGCATAGCTTTTATAGTAGTTGGAGCTATAAATTTTGGTTTTAGTTTTGCTTGGAGCTATCAAATTTTAATTACAGCAGCGATTGCGATTGTACTTCTTGTGCTTTTAAAAGCGCCGTTAAAGAGTAAATTTATGTCCAGAAAAGAGAGCTTTAACGAGGAATTTTTAGACGAAGCCGGAGTTGGCGAGATCAGAGAAAATATGGTCTATTTTAAAGGGACACTTTGGAAATATGACGGAAATTTAGCTAACGGAGAAAAAGTGATGGTTCTTGGCACTAGAGGTGACAAGGTGATATTAAAATAA
- a CDS encoding copper resistance protein NlpE: MKNFIFVLSAALLLAGCASSSQNTNVPQGKCEVKSSCEAPISSIEGTYKAFLPCASCMGIDSTLTLKKDGTFESAMNYKSKDNYKAVSKGKYSIENGVITTIDEYKEKSFYKIEGENLKMLDMDQKEVTGELKDKYIFKRVK, encoded by the coding sequence ATGAAAAATTTTATATTTGTACTAAGTGCGGCCCTACTTTTGGCAGGTTGTGCATCATCTAGCCAAAACACAAACGTCCCACAAGGCAAATGTGAAGTAAAAAGTAGCTGCGAAGCTCCAATTAGCAGCATCGAGGGCACTTATAAAGCATTTTTACCTTGCGCTAGCTGCATGGGCATAGACTCAACCCTTACACTAAAAAAAGACGGCACATTTGAAAGTGCGATGAACTACAAATCAAAAGACAACTACAAAGCCGTTAGTAAAGGCAAATACTCAATCGAAAATGGAGTGATAACAACGATTGATGAGTATAAAGAAAAGAGCTTTTATAAAATAGAGGGCGAGAACCTAAAGATGCTTGATATGGATCAAAAAGAGGTCACTGGCGAGCTAAAAGATAAATACATCTTTAAACGCGTAAAATAA
- a CDS encoding dehypoxanthine futalosine cyclase produces MKRLSVNEAIDLIENAPLHELGKMALARKKELHPDGITTFIVDRNINYTNVCWVDCKFCAFYRHAKEEDAYVLSFEEIGKKIEELIAIGGTQILFQGGVHPKLKIEWYEELVSYISKHYPSITIHGFSAVEIDYIARISKISTKEVLRRLNEKGLYSMPGAGAEILSDRVRDIIAPKKCDTADWLRIHKEAHELGMKTTATMMFGTVESIREIVEHWEHIRNLQDETAGFRAFILWSFQGLNTKLMQEFPEIKKQSSNVYLRLLAVSRLFLDNFKNIQSSWVTQGSYVGQLALLFGANDLGSTMMEENVVKAAGASFRMNQDQMIELIKDVGEIPAKRNTNYDILEKF; encoded by the coding sequence TTGAAAAGACTTAGTGTAAATGAAGCCATCGATCTTATAGAAAATGCACCGCTTCACGAGCTTGGCAAGATGGCGCTAGCTAGAAAAAAAGAGCTTCATCCAGATGGCATAACGACCTTTATCGTAGATCGCAACATCAACTATACAAATGTCTGCTGGGTGGATTGTAAATTTTGTGCATTTTACCGCCACGCAAAAGAAGAGGACGCTTATGTGCTAAGTTTTGAGGAGATCGGCAAGAAGATCGAAGAGCTAATCGCCATTGGAGGCACTCAAATTTTATTTCAAGGCGGCGTTCATCCAAAGCTAAAGATCGAGTGGTACGAGGAGCTTGTAAGCTACATCAGCAAGCACTATCCAAGCATCACGATACATGGCTTCTCAGCCGTTGAGATCGACTACATCGCAAGAATTTCAAAAATTTCCACAAAAGAGGTCTTAAGACGCTTAAACGAAAAAGGTTTATATTCGATGCCAGGGGCTGGAGCGGAGATATTAAGTGATAGGGTGCGTGACATCATTGCCCCTAAAAAATGCGACACCGCAGACTGGCTTCGCATACATAAAGAGGCGCACGAGCTTGGCATGAAGACAACTGCGACGATGATGTTTGGCACGGTTGAGAGCATACGTGAGATCGTGGAGCACTGGGAACATATCAGAAATTTACAAGATGAGACGGCTGGCTTTAGAGCCTTTATACTTTGGAGCTTTCAAGGGCTAAATACAAAGCTCATGCAAGAATTCCCTGAGATAAAAAAGCAAAGCTCAAACGTCTACCTTAGGCTACTTGCCGTCTCAAGACTCTTTTTGGATAACTTTAAAAATATCCAAAGCAGCTGGGTTACACAGGGCAGCTACGTTGGTCAGCTAGCGCTTCTTTTTGGCGCAAACGACCTTGGCAGCACAATGATGGAAGAAAATGTTGTAAAGGCCGCAGGTGCTAGCTTTAGGATGAATCAAGATCAGATGATCGAGCTTATAAAGGATGTCGGAGAAATTCCAGCTAAGCGCAACACAAACTACGATATTTTGGAGAAATTTTAG
- a CDS encoding copper resistance protein NlpE, whose translation MKYLFAILISFFIIGCAKNENLKPQNQEQIQKPKEEKPLLRDEKPKKPEKLILSNSIYTSYYTTLPCPNCEGIKTIITLNKDKTYTKTMLTMDKEVSLVEKNGTFDVDDSAIILKDENGNLSYFAPNKNSLLQLDDKKNKRVGVLAQIYNFEPVNKAYKDSFFAKFYKFKNKDSFLDIVIAPSKNGAKISFYSSLKNGSPLCEFSSELLYNKGIFYLLDEKGIALSIHRINNAIFLVANDKICKNAHISGRYKKDKDQKNLFGKGFFAELTNESANRDVIKIYGSKNIKRDNTKKESSYIVTSKNERIFEYTLLNGIITSIEIYSNEFKTPENISLKSNFKDIKNSLVISKFSSDKNNIYLKIDSHDMLITLKNPLAKEITSLNDIPDETKIEQITLMWNQ comes from the coding sequence ATGAAATATCTTTTTGCCATACTTATCTCATTTTTTATCATTGGCTGCGCGAAAAATGAAAATTTAAAGCCACAAAACCAAGAGCAAATACAAAAACCAAAAGAAGAAAAACCCCTTCTTAGAGACGAAAAACCCAAAAAACCAGAAAAACTAATACTTTCAAACTCTATCTACACGAGCTACTACACCACCTTGCCTTGCCCAAATTGCGAAGGCATAAAAACTATCATTACGCTAAATAAAGATAAAACCTACACAAAAACAATGCTTACTATGGATAAAGAAGTAAGCTTGGTTGAAAAAAATGGCACATTTGATGTTGATGATAGTGCCATCATTTTAAAAGATGAAAATGGCAATCTTAGCTACTTTGCACCAAATAAAAATTCCCTTCTTCAACTTGATGACAAGAAAAATAAGCGAGTTGGCGTGCTAGCTCAAATTTATAATTTCGAGCCGGTAAATAAAGCTTACAAAGATAGTTTTTTTGCTAAATTTTATAAATTTAAAAACAAAGATAGTTTTTTAGATATCGTAATCGCACCAAGTAAAAATGGTGCGAAAATAAGTTTTTATTCATCATTAAAAAATGGCTCGCCACTTTGCGAGTTTAGCTCTGAGCTACTTTACAATAAAGGAATTTTTTACCTTTTAGATGAAAAAGGCATCGCCCTAAGCATACACAGAATAAATAATGCAATTTTTCTAGTAGCAAATGACAAAATTTGTAAAAATGCTCACATAAGCGGACGATATAAAAAAGATAAAGATCAAAAAAATCTCTTTGGCAAAGGCTTTTTTGCAGAGCTGACAAACGAATCAGCAAATAGAGATGTGATAAAAATTTATGGATCAAAAAACATAAAACGAGATAATACAAAAAAAGAAAGCAGCTACATCGTAACAAGCAAAAATGAAAGAATTTTTGAATACACCTTACTAAACGGCATTATCACAAGCATTGAAATTTATTCAAACGAGTTTAAAACTCCAGAAAATATTAGCCTTAAATCAAATTTCAAAGATATAAAAAATTCTCTCGTTATCTCTAAATTTAGTAGTGACAAAAACAATATCTATCTAAAAATAGATAGCCACGATATGCTAATCACACTAAAAAATCCACTTGCCAAAGAGATAACAAGTCTAAACGATATCCCAGATGAAACAAAGATAGAGCAAATAACGCTAATGTGGAATCAATAA
- a CDS encoding CheB methylesterase domain-containing protein, with protein MAQKLILIGASTGGPGHLKKLLKNVKLNGAIIVIAQHMNKMFINSFAMQIGKECGLDVEILNERKILKENTVYVCEQNVVVSPNLPISAKPNTEEKTIYTPNVDVLFKSGVGICKSANVLAILLTGIGDDGASGLDKLYKAGAKCIAENEESAIVYGMPKRAKELNQSLKSLNLTMIKKELEDFLNAIN; from the coding sequence GTGGCACAAAAATTAATATTAATAGGGGCGTCTACTGGCGGGCCTGGGCATTTAAAAAAGTTACTAAAAAACGTAAAACTAAATGGAGCTATTATCGTGATAGCCCAGCACATGAATAAAATGTTTATAAACTCTTTTGCTATGCAAATCGGAAAAGAGTGTGGCTTGGATGTTGAAATTTTAAATGAGAGGAAAATTTTAAAAGAAAATACCGTATATGTCTGTGAACAAAATGTAGTGGTATCACCAAATTTACCAATCAGTGCAAAGCCAAATACAGAAGAAAAGACTATATATACGCCAAATGTTGATGTGTTGTTTAAATCTGGAGTTGGAATTTGTAAGAGCGCAAATGTGTTAGCTATCTTACTAACTGGCATCGGAGACGATGGTGCATCTGGGCTTGATAAGCTTTATAAGGCTGGAGCAAAATGTATAGCTGAAAATGAAGAGAGCGCGATAGTTTATGGTATGCCAAAACGTGCAAAAGAGCTAAATCAAAGCTTAAAATCATTAAATCTAACTATGATAAAAAAAGAGCTGGAGGATTTTTTAAATGCTATTAACTAA
- a CDS encoding transcriptional regulator, producing MGNNLSKRDIAGILKIDTKTLYNWKKNKPELYRLIMLGFKFDELLKQSEENLNELKELAKENQNFRLK from the coding sequence ATGGGAAATAATCTATCAAAAAGAGATATTGCAGGAATTTTAAAAATTGATACAAAAACTCTTTATAATTGGAAGAAAAACAAGCCAGAGCTTTATCGTCTGATTATGCTTGGCTTTAAATTTGATGAGCTTTTAAAGCAAAGTGAGGAAAATTTAAATGAGTTAAAAGAGTTAGCAAAAGAAAATCAAAATTTTAGACTAAAATAG